Proteins encoded together in one Astatotilapia calliptera chromosome 7, fAstCal1.2, whole genome shotgun sequence window:
- the car15 gene encoding carbonic anhydrase 15 isoform X2: MVPSCYSLLNHHHSPINLDEHMVRNASLGALYLEGFEETQTGHWTIKNDGHSVILQVGSGMAVSGGGLPDVYHTIQLHFHWGGPASNGSEHTVDRRRYPMEMHIVNMKSIHPNLSAALDDPTGLAVLGFFIDVVYADNVHFGHISQKLSSVAYKGQATKVKPFPLMSLLPKHNMSQYYRYYGSLTTPPCSEAVVWTLYEVPIYISWSQLAQFTSQIFSTEEDAEQVTPLQNNFRHIHHIFSRVVSASIDAKLLRGAAGRSLLSATSVHLLPVLLLGGFLSGL, translated from the exons ATGGTCCCTTCCTGTTACTCTTTACTTAATCACCATCACTCTCCCATCAACTTGGACGAACACATGGTCAGAAACGCCTCTCTGGGCGCTCTGTATCTAGAGGGCTTCGAGGAGACGCAAACAGGCCACTGGACGATCAAAAACGACGGGCACTCAG TCATACTGCAGGTCGGCAGCGGCATGGCGGTGAGTGGTGGCGGTCTTCCAGATGTGTACCACACCATCCAGCTGCACTTCCACTGGGGAGGTCCGGCGTCCAACGGCTCAGAGCACACTGTGGACAGACGCAGATACCCAATGGAG ATGCACATAGTCAACAtgaagtccatccatccaaatcTGTCTGCAGCCCTCGACGATCCAACGGGACTTGCCGTTCTTGGATTCTTCATTGAT GTTGTGTATGCAGATAATGTGCACTTTGGACACATCTCACAGAAACTCTCCTCTGTTGCTTACAAAG GGCAAGCAACTAAAGTAAAGCCATTTCCTCTAATGAGCCTCCTGCCGAAGCACAACATGAGTCAGTATTACCGATATTACGGCAGCCTTACCACCCCTCCATGTTCTGAAGCGGTTGTGTGGACTTTGTATGAGGTCCCCATCTACATTTCATGGTCCCAA CTGGCTCAGTTTACCTCGCAGATCTTCTCCACAGAGGAGGACGCAGAGCAGGTGACCCCTCTCCAGAACAATTTCAGACACATTCATCACATCTTCAGTCGCGTTGTCTCAGCCTCCATAGATGCCAAACTCCTCAGAGGAGCGGCAGGTCGAAGCCTCTTGTCTGCTACATCAGTGCATCTGCTTCCAGTCCTTTTACTGGGAGGCTTCTTATCTGGACTTTAG
- the car15 gene encoding carbonic anhydrase 15 isoform X1, with product MIWTAALLVIVGSYADSDDYCYDEPHCDPYSWGDMVPSCYSLLNHHHSPINLDEHMVRNASLGALYLEGFEETQTGHWTIKNDGHSVILQVGSGMAVSGGGLPDVYHTIQLHFHWGGPASNGSEHTVDRRRYPMEMHIVNMKSIHPNLSAALDDPTGLAVLGFFIDVVYADNVHFGHISQKLSSVAYKGQATKVKPFPLMSLLPKHNMSQYYRYYGSLTTPPCSEAVVWTLYEVPIYISWSQLAQFTSQIFSTEEDAEQVTPLQNNFRHIHHIFSRVVSASIDAKLLRGAAGRSLLSATSVHLLPVLLLGGFLSGL from the exons ATGATTTGGACCGCAGCTCTCCTCGTGATCGTCGGCTCATACGCTGACTCAG ATGACTACTGTTATGATGAGCCACATTGTG ATCCTTACTCATGGGGAGACATGGTCCCTTCCTGTTACTCTTTACTTAATCACCATCACTCTCCCATCAACTTGGACGAACACATGGTCAGAAACGCCTCTCTGGGCGCTCTGTATCTAGAGGGCTTCGAGGAGACGCAAACAGGCCACTGGACGATCAAAAACGACGGGCACTCAG TCATACTGCAGGTCGGCAGCGGCATGGCGGTGAGTGGTGGCGGTCTTCCAGATGTGTACCACACCATCCAGCTGCACTTCCACTGGGGAGGTCCGGCGTCCAACGGCTCAGAGCACACTGTGGACAGACGCAGATACCCAATGGAG ATGCACATAGTCAACAtgaagtccatccatccaaatcTGTCTGCAGCCCTCGACGATCCAACGGGACTTGCCGTTCTTGGATTCTTCATTGAT GTTGTGTATGCAGATAATGTGCACTTTGGACACATCTCACAGAAACTCTCCTCTGTTGCTTACAAAG GGCAAGCAACTAAAGTAAAGCCATTTCCTCTAATGAGCCTCCTGCCGAAGCACAACATGAGTCAGTATTACCGATATTACGGCAGCCTTACCACCCCTCCATGTTCTGAAGCGGTTGTGTGGACTTTGTATGAGGTCCCCATCTACATTTCATGGTCCCAA CTGGCTCAGTTTACCTCGCAGATCTTCTCCACAGAGGAGGACGCAGAGCAGGTGACCCCTCTCCAGAACAATTTCAGACACATTCATCACATCTTCAGTCGCGTTGTCTCAGCCTCCATAGATGCCAAACTCCTCAGAGGAGCGGCAGGTCGAAGCCTCTTGTCTGCTACATCAGTGCATCTGCTTCCAGTCCTTTTACTGGGAGGCTTCTTATCTGGACTTTAG